A portion of the Microlunatus phosphovorus NM-1 genome contains these proteins:
- a CDS encoding phenylacetate--CoA ligase family protein: protein MWLTDPSAVAAFREAHAHLHLLEATSYAPTVTERIRHEKLALVWGRARSIPHYTRLPGFAECDLSRLPITTKDEVKADPHRFARTDLSGVLKYYESSGSSGRTTPTPRTAADIIGNAISVAGLWRRSLGPEPRRVAALLPSDVLPVGDLVSAACEYLGHTLLRSYPFTLGICDWDRLEALFESYRPDAVFAAPGVLAQWTRVLKSRGRLAEVSASVRTVLLLGEVSLAAQRRKLGRDWNAQVLDASYGSTETGTMAAACEHGALHLLAAGHVFEIRDGAEVRPLAIEPTGEQRGELITTTLNNHARPLLRYGTGDLVQVGAATPCPCGLGLPPVQVQGRGDDGIVWRGQSLTEHSLGSVVYEDPRLTGYLVQLRADGSQGRLVLEKDVEVPAGTDTADTDTGDTALGDADIAAAARRRCAAAGLEWDDIVVVSQLPVTNKSGGSQKSWKRTNVARVA from the coding sequence ATGTGGCTGACCGACCCGTCGGCGGTGGCCGCCTTCCGTGAGGCGCATGCCCACCTGCACCTCCTCGAGGCGACCTCGTACGCACCGACAGTGACCGAGCGCATCCGGCACGAAAAGCTTGCCCTGGTCTGGGGCCGCGCTCGCAGCATCCCGCACTACACGCGCCTGCCGGGCTTCGCCGAGTGCGACCTGAGCCGATTGCCGATCACCACGAAGGACGAGGTCAAAGCCGACCCCCACCGATTCGCTCGTACTGATCTCAGTGGGGTGCTGAAGTACTACGAGAGCTCCGGCTCCTCCGGCCGGACCACCCCGACCCCGCGTACGGCGGCCGACATCATCGGCAACGCCATCTCGGTGGCCGGTCTGTGGCGCCGTTCGCTCGGACCGGAGCCGCGGCGGGTGGCTGCGCTGCTGCCGTCGGACGTGCTGCCCGTCGGTGACCTCGTCTCCGCGGCCTGCGAATACCTCGGTCACACCTTGCTGCGCAGCTACCCGTTCACCCTCGGCATCTGCGACTGGGACCGGTTGGAGGCGCTGTTCGAGAGCTACCGCCCCGACGCCGTGTTCGCCGCCCCGGGCGTGCTGGCTCAGTGGACCCGGGTGCTGAAGAGCCGCGGCCGACTCGCGGAGGTCAGCGCCAGCGTCCGTACCGTCCTGCTGCTCGGGGAGGTCAGCCTGGCCGCACAACGCCGCAAGCTCGGCCGGGACTGGAACGCCCAGGTCCTCGATGCCTCTTACGGCAGCACCGAGACCGGCACCATGGCGGCCGCCTGCGAGCACGGCGCGCTACACCTGTTGGCCGCCGGACACGTCTTCGAGATTCGTGACGGGGCCGAAGTCCGTCCGTTGGCGATCGAGCCGACCGGTGAGCAGCGCGGTGAGTTGATCACCACCACGTTGAACAACCACGCCCGACCCCTGCTGCGGTACGGGACCGGTGACCTGGTGCAGGTGGGCGCCGCCACCCCCTGCCCATGCGGACTGGGCCTTCCTCCCGTGCAGGTCCAGGGCCGCGGTGACGACGGGATCGTCTGGCGCGGCCAGTCGCTCACCGAGCACTCCCTCGGCTCCGTGGTGTACGAGGATCCGCGGCTGACCGGCTATCTGGTGCAGCTCCGGGCCGACGGATCCCAGGGCCGGCTGGTGCTGGAGAAGGACGTCGAGGTGCCGGCCGGCACCGACACGGCCGACACCGACACAGGCGACACCGCCCTGGGCGACGCAGACATCGCTGCCGCCGCCCGTCGCCGCTGCGCCGCCGCTGGTCTGGAGTGGGACGACATCGTGGTGGTCTCGCAGTTGCCGGTGACCAACAAGTCCGGCGGCAGCCAGAAGAGCTGGAAGCGGACCAACGTGGCGAGGGTGGCATGA